From one [Ruminococcus] lactaris ATCC 29176 genomic stretch:
- a CDS encoding glucosaminidase domain-containing protein produces the protein MIMGYSNSSLVAYTLLSPNHSGLRTERIDRISPHCVVGQCTAEGLGDWFHKSSTKASSNYGIDKNGRIGLYVEEKNRSWCTSSNANDQRAVTIECASDKAEPYVMHQVVYERLVDLCEDICRRNGKKKLLWFGDKNKSLNYQPKADEMLITVHRWFANKSCPGDWLYARLGDLAAKVTSRLGSGNVEVIPSGMQAGEFQGLTEEQVLAKVGPLFTADQKKSGILASVSMAQFILESGYGKSELALGANNCFGMKKSLSGNTWSGSVWDGVSIYKKKTQEQKADGSYVTVTAEFRKYPNVDDSIADHSAYLLGAKNGEKFRYDGLKGCSDYKKAVQIIKDGGYATSLTYVEKLYSIIEKWKLTQYDVTAETSDVIKYYRVRKNWGDVASQLGAYSVFDNAKAMADKHPGYKIYDWNGKQMYPEVMLETAGGMSNVDCPFTVKVSVPDLNIRKGAGTDTAKTGKFTGVGVFTIVEVKNGKDAAKGWGKLKSGAGWINLDFGKRE, from the coding sequence ATGATTATGGGATACAGTAATAGTTCTTTGGTGGCGTATACGTTGCTCAGTCCGAACCATTCCGGACTGAGAACGGAGCGGATTGACAGAATATCACCGCACTGTGTAGTAGGTCAGTGTACAGCAGAAGGTCTGGGGGACTGGTTTCATAAATCTTCTACCAAGGCTTCTTCGAATTATGGAATTGATAAGAATGGCCGGATCGGATTGTATGTGGAAGAGAAGAATCGCTCTTGGTGTACGTCCAGTAATGCGAATGATCAGAGGGCAGTGACGATTGAGTGTGCTTCTGACAAGGCGGAACCGTATGTTATGCATCAGGTGGTTTATGAGCGTCTGGTCGATCTGTGTGAGGATATCTGCAGAAGAAATGGAAAGAAAAAACTACTCTGGTTTGGTGATAAAAATAAGTCTCTGAATTATCAGCCGAAGGCGGATGAAATGCTCATTACCGTACACCGGTGGTTTGCGAATAAGAGCTGTCCTGGAGACTGGCTTTATGCGAGACTGGGAGATCTGGCTGCGAAGGTTACTTCAAGACTTGGCAGCGGAAATGTGGAAGTGATTCCATCAGGGATGCAGGCCGGGGAATTTCAGGGACTGACAGAAGAACAGGTGCTTGCAAAGGTTGGTCCCCTGTTTACCGCAGATCAGAAAAAATCAGGGATTCTTGCTTCGGTGTCTATGGCCCAGTTTATTCTGGAGAGCGGTTATGGAAAGAGTGAGCTTGCGTTGGGAGCCAATAACTGTTTTGGAATGAAGAAGTCACTTTCCGGCAATACCTGGAGTGGTTCGGTTTGGGATGGTGTGAGCATTTATAAAAAGAAGACACAGGAGCAGAAGGCAGATGGAAGTTATGTGACAGTCACAGCAGAATTCAGAAAATATCCGAATGTGGATGATTCCATTGCGGATCACAGTGCTTATCTGCTCGGCGCTAAGAATGGAGAGAAGTTCCGATATGATGGGCTGAAAGGATGCTCAGATTATAAGAAGGCAGTGCAGATCATTAAGGACGGTGGTTATGCTACCAGTCTTACTTATGTGGAAAAACTCTACAGTATTATAGAGAAATGGAAACTGACGCAGTATGATGTGACCGCTGAGACTTCGGATGTGATTAAGTATTACAGGGTAAGAAAGAACTGGGGAGATGTAGCTTCACAGCTTGGTGCGTATTCCGTATTTGATAATGCGAAGGCGATGGCTGACAAGCATCCGGGCTATAAAATTTATGACTGGAATGGAAAGCAGATGTATCCGGAAGTAATGTTAGAAACTGCAGGCGGAATGAGTAATGTGGACTGTCCATTTACAGTGAAGGTTAGTGTTCCAGATCTGAATATCAGGAAAGGCGCGGGAACGGATACAGCGAAGACCGGGAAGTTTACCGGAGTTGGCGTGTTTACTATTGTAGAAGTGAAAAATGGTAAGGATGCTGCGAAAGGATGGGGAAAACTGAAGTCCGGGGCTGGATGGATTAATTTGGATTTTGGGAAGAGAGAGTGA
- a CDS encoding phage holin family protein — translation MKEFWNFIQMVFMAVGGWLGWFMGGCDGLLYALIAFVVIDYLTGVMCAFADHTLSSEVGFRGICRKVLIFLLVGMANILDVSVIGNGSVLRTAVIFFYISNEGVSLLENAGHLGLPIPQKMKDVLEQLHDKSEGDSDDVSEDEEEGE, via the coding sequence ATGAAGGAATTTTGGAATTTTATTCAGATGGTTTTTATGGCTGTAGGCGGATGGCTGGGCTGGTTTATGGGAGGCTGTGACGGGCTTCTGTATGCCCTGATTGCTTTTGTGGTGATCGATTACCTGACCGGGGTGATGTGTGCTTTTGCGGATCATACGCTTTCCAGTGAGGTGGGATTCCGGGGGATCTGCAGGAAGGTGCTGATCTTTTTACTGGTAGGAATGGCGAATATTCTGGATGTGTCCGTGATCGGGAACGGATCTGTGCTGAGGACAGCAGTGATCTTTTTCTATATTTCCAATGAGGGTGTGAGCCTGCTGGAGAATGCAGGGCATTTGGGACTGCCGATCCCGCAGAAGATGAAGGATGTGCTGGAACAGCTGCATGACAAAAGTGAGGGAGACTCGGATGATGTATCAGAGGATGAGGAAGAAGGTGAATGA
- a CDS encoding AAA family ATPase: MLCQFSFQNFKSYKGETTLDFQAATLPEFKETLITEEKATDLLPVSVIYGPNGGGKSNLLQALSCVISTIVKPVHELEKNRQNLILQQKVDAVPFLFDQDSANEPTEFRMFFRIAKNEYCYYISLKNDEIISESLYRKSITGKKSATIFERETDNITLGPSINKKSINTSVNPKMPYLSFLAINYDISVISEVMTWFESCIIRSYANPIVEHQIMLAKDAPYKEQFIRALNDMDIDITDYRYDEDSHQLFMKRNLGTAEYELPFSEESDGTRKLIAALPVILLALREGRMVIIDELDAKLHPKLLKYVISLFKNKEINQYGAQLLFTSHDMYTLKNTVFRRDEIWFAAENNAHESEIYSLHEIRGEDNDRIKNTAAYDKQYLEGRYGADPYLSNMLGGEF, encoded by the coding sequence ATGTTATGCCAGTTTTCATTTCAGAATTTTAAGTCTTACAAAGGAGAAACAACCTTAGATTTTCAGGCAGCCACGCTTCCTGAATTCAAAGAAACATTGATCACAGAAGAAAAGGCAACTGACCTGTTACCTGTAAGTGTTATATATGGACCAAACGGAGGTGGTAAGTCTAACCTTCTCCAGGCTCTTTCATGCGTAATTTCCACTATCGTAAAGCCTGTACATGAACTGGAAAAGAACCGACAGAATCTCATCCTTCAGCAAAAGGTTGATGCAGTACCATTCCTATTCGACCAGGATTCAGCAAACGAACCCACAGAGTTCCGTATGTTCTTTAGAATTGCAAAAAATGAGTATTGCTACTACATCTCTCTCAAAAACGACGAGATCATTTCAGAATCATTATACCGTAAGTCAATCACCGGCAAGAAATCTGCCACCATCTTTGAGCGCGAAACTGACAATATCACACTTGGTCCTTCTATAAATAAGAAAAGTATCAATACAAGTGTCAATCCAAAGATGCCATATCTCTCCTTCCTTGCCATCAACTATGACATTTCGGTTATCAGTGAAGTCATGACCTGGTTCGAGAGCTGCATTATCCGTAGCTATGCAAATCCAATAGTCGAGCATCAGATCATGCTTGCAAAGGATGCACCTTACAAGGAGCAGTTTATTCGTGCCTTAAATGACATGGACATTGATATTACAGACTACCGCTATGACGAAGATAGTCATCAGCTTTTCATGAAGAGAAACTTAGGCACTGCAGAATACGAGCTTCCATTCTCTGAAGAATCCGATGGAACAAGAAAGCTCATTGCTGCTCTTCCGGTTATTCTTCTCGCACTTCGCGAAGGACGTATGGTGATCATTGATGAATTAGATGCAAAGCTCCATCCAAAACTTTTAAAGTATGTAATTTCCTTATTTAAAAATAAGGAAATTAATCAATATGGTGCTCAGCTTCTGTTTACCTCTCATGATATGTATACTTTAAAGAATACTGTGTTCCGCCGTGATGAGATTTGGTTCGCTGCGGAGAATAATGCACATGAGAGTGAAATCTATTCTCTCCACGAAATCCGTGGTGAGGATAATGACAGAATCAAGAATACCGCAGCTTACGACAAGCAATATCTGGAGGGACGCTACGGAGCAGATCCATATCTATCCAATATGCTTGGAGGTGAATTTTAA
- a CDS encoding RloB family protein, with product MSLKPPKKSDLDKSWMKARRDKPKKIQPEYHLIITEGTDTEPAYFGAMRDIINSTYSDRIQLGVHGAGDNTLSLFQKAKNMAASSANGYKHVWVVYDTDDFPADHINKTAELCVSESTEETTYHAIWSNQCIELWFLLHFSFMQSDLHRTSYWPKLTEMLTSLGVGEYVKNRTDMYQILLPYMDAAIANAEKLDKINKGKLPSASAPGTKVYELVKKLKPYLS from the coding sequence ATGAGCCTAAAACCACCAAAAAAAAGCGACCTTGACAAAAGTTGGATGAAAGCCAGACGTGACAAGCCAAAGAAAATTCAACCGGAATATCATCTCATCATAACCGAGGGAACAGACACCGAACCAGCATACTTCGGAGCCATGAGAGATATCATCAACAGCACCTACTCTGACCGTATTCAGCTTGGGGTCCACGGTGCCGGTGATAATACACTAAGCCTTTTTCAAAAGGCAAAAAACATGGCAGCATCCTCGGCCAATGGATATAAGCATGTATGGGTTGTATACGACACTGATGATTTTCCAGCTGACCATATCAATAAAACTGCAGAGCTTTGTGTTTCTGAATCAACCGAAGAGACCACCTATCATGCCATCTGGTCAAACCAATGCATAGAATTATGGTTCCTGCTGCATTTCAGTTTCATGCAGTCCGATCTTCACAGAACATCCTACTGGCCAAAGCTCACGGAAATGCTTACCTCTCTCGGAGTTGGTGAATATGTAAAAAATCGTACCGACATGTACCAAATTCTCCTACCATACATGGATGCCGCTATTGCAAATGCAGAAAAGCTTGACAAAATCAATAAAGGTAAACTACCGTCAGCTTCTGCTCCCGGAACAAAAGTATATGAACTCGTAAAAAAGTTAAAACCTTATCTATCTTAA
- a CDS encoding excisionase yields MSGNEKKELPWWQKYTLTLNEASEYFGIGYKKLKLFVQEHSDEDFVLWNGNRALIKREQFEKYMDSQMNVI; encoded by the coding sequence ATGAGCGGTAACGAAAAGAAAGAGCTGCCTTGGTGGCAGAAGTACACATTGACATTAAATGAAGCATCGGAGTATTTCGGAATCGGATACAAGAAGCTGAAGCTGTTTGTGCAGGAGCATTCAGATGAGGATTTTGTCCTTTGGAATGGGAACCGAGCATTGATCAAACGGGAGCAGTTTGAGAAGTACATGGACAGTCAGATGAATGTGATTTAG